The region GCGGTGCCCGCGGCTACGTGGTCAAGGACGTCGACACCACCGAGCTGGTCAGGGCGATCCGTGCGGTGGCGCGCGGCGAGAGCGCTTTCGACTCGCGCTCGGCCGCGGCGATGGTGCACTCCATGAACAACCGGTCCAGCGAGCCGGAGCTGACCGAGCGCGAACTCGGCGTGCTCCGGCTGCTGGCCGCCGGCTCGAGCAATCGGCAAATCGGCGGTCAGCTCTACATCTCGGAGACGACGGCGAAGTTCCACGTGCGCAACATCATGCGCAAGCTCGACGTATCAACCCGCGCCGAAGCCGTCTACGAGGCCAGCAAGCGCGGCTTGATCTGACTACGAGCAGTCGACGACGAGCCAGCCGCCGTGATGCTCGCAGACCTCGTACGGCTGGCCGGTGCCGAAGCCCAGCCGGTGCAGTTCGGCCATGTCGAAGGTGCGCACGTGCCCGTAGGCGGCCGTTGGTTCCTCCTCGAACGGCACCGCAACCACGACCCGTCGTCGCGCCAACCGGATCGCCTCGGCGAGAACGGCTTCGCCGTGATCGCGTTCGAGGTGCTCCAGCAGGTGGATGACCGTGACCGTGTCGACAGCTTGGTCCGGCAGCGGCACCCGTGCCCCATCGCAGATCAGCGTCCCCAAAGGCAGGCCCAGCTCCGGGGCGATCGCGCGCAGCAACGTGACGGTGCCGTTGGCGATGTCGGACGCGACAACGCGGGTCCCGGGGCGTTCGGCGAGCAGCAGAGCCAGGAAGCCGAAGCAGGAACCCACGTCCAGGACCCTGCCCGGCGGCACCAGCGTTAGAACCCGTGAATAGACGGGCACCATCGCCGAGATCGACGAATCCGGTACGTCGTGAAAGTTCCGGATGCGGCCGAGGGTGTTTCGGTAGAAGGTGGACCAAGCGCTGATCGCGTCATCCACAGTGGACCTGACGACCCCGGTGAAGACCCGTTCGAAGATCTCCGCGCCGGAAAGCCACCCCGGCGCGAACAGCTCATCGGCCAGCTTGCCCGCGACGTCGTTGTCGAGCTCCTGCGGCGCGATCCGGTGACTGACGAGCACCTGGTCGCGGTTGCGGTGCAGGCTGAAGTGCGACGTTCGGGTGATCGCTTTCTCTTCCGGCGGCGTGGCGCGCCCCTCGTGCATCACGACCACCGCCTCATCGCGGTAGCAGCCGGGACTGCTGTTGGCCAGCGGATCGATCGCAGCGCTGCCGGAGAACTGCCTGATGTCGGTCATAGGCCCACCGACTCTGCGGACAGCGCATCCGACGCGTGCGCCAGACCAGCCAGGTCGCGTAGCGGCTGCCGCTCGCACAGGAAGGGCTCGAGCAGCTCCTCGGCGTTCATGAGGCGTCTCCTCTCCGACTGGTATCCGCTCGTGACGTGGTCACGGCGCGGGTTGGCGGGACGCTGGGCCGCCACGGTCGGGCGTCGGTTGACGACGGGTGGCGAACCGCCGATGTGGACACGGTCAGGACAGACCCGCGACGAGGTCGTCGACCCCGCGCACCAGCTCCGCTGGATCGCGGGCGACGACGACCGCATCGCACTGTTCGGCGAAGTCCTCCATCGCGCATGACGCCTGTCGCCAGTAGCGTCGTGGTTCCGGCGTGATCCAGCCGATCCGGTGCACCCGGCGCCGCAGCTCCGCCAATTCCTCCACCCCCGGCGCCCGGCCGTTGCAACGCCCGTCGCCGACGAACAGCACCACCGTTCTCCGGTCGAAGGCGTCGCTGTGCCGGGCCAGTATCCCGGTCAGCACGGCGCCGTAGTCGCTGTCTGCCTCCAGGTCGATGCGGCCACCGGCGAGGATCCGGGACAGCACGTCATCGCCGGCCCTGCGCCGGAGCTCGTCGGTGACCTCGATCGGCTTGTCCACGAAACAGAGGACCCGGCAGCGGTGGGCGGCGCCGTGCATCGTCTGGGCGAGCCGCAGTGCGAAGGCTGTGACGGGGCGGACCGACAGCGACACGTCGGCGACGACCAGCAGCCGCACGCGATCCGGCAGCGGGCGGCGCACGATCGGCTCGAACGGGATGCCGTCGGCGCGCATGCTGCGGCGCACCGTGCGGCGGATGTCGAGCTTGCCCCGCCCGCGCCGCAGCGGGCGTTGCCGCGCCGCGCCGCGCACCCGCCGGAGGAACTCGTGGCACGCCCGCTGCAGTTCGGCGTGCTGCACCGCGTCGGCCTCCTGTTGCGGAGTCTCCTCGGCCGGTGCGACCACCTGCTCCGCGAGCGAGGCGACGAACGCCTCCACCGCCTCGGCGAGCCGGGCCAGCTCCTCGTCGGTCGGCTGCCGGGGGTCCTCCGGGCCGTCCCGGTACACCGCGTGCGGATCGAGGGCGTCAAGCCAGGCCAGCAGCGAGCGCGCGTCGGTCCAGTCGAGGGTGCGCGCCGACGGAGGTGCGGCCCGGCCGGAAGCGAGTTCGCGGGCGACCGCCGAACCGGCCCGGGACACCT is a window of Saccharopolyspora erythraea NRRL 2338 DNA encoding:
- the mftM gene encoding mycofactocin oligosaccharide methyltransferase MftM; the protein is MTDIRQFSGSAAIDPLANSSPGCYRDEAVVVMHEGRATPPEEKAITRTSHFSLHRNRDQVLVSHRIAPQELDNDVAGKLADELFAPGWLSGAEIFERVFTGVVRSTVDDAISAWSTFYRNTLGRIRNFHDVPDSSISAMVPVYSRVLTLVPPGRVLDVGSCFGFLALLLAERPGTRVVASDIANGTVTLLRAIAPELGLPLGTLICDGARVPLPDQAVDTVTVIHLLEHLERDHGEAVLAEAIRLARRRVVVAVPFEEEPTAAYGHVRTFDMAELHRLGFGTGQPYEVCEHHGGWLVVDCS
- the madC gene encoding MadC family VWA domain-containing protein, with the translated sequence MTAPTLVAVAFSQLLRRCGVGVSPAETIEAREVLDLVGPHNLTALRASLRAVTTKYRHESAAFDAAFDRFFLGTGSAGTEDARPDPSGQADLPATELDLVDDEPLAGYTDHNPRAEEIGDLLDAPPDPGDGFNPHKDDDDLSLSTSERELSVRTGGDNGRRGISYTVEVSRAGSAVARELASGRAAPPSARTLDWTDARSLLAWLDALDPHAVYRDGPEDPRQPTDEELARLAEAVEAFVASLAEQVVAPAEETPQQEADAVQHAELQRACHEFLRRVRGAARQRPLRRGRGKLDIRRTVRRSMRADGIPFEPIVRRPLPDRVRLLVVADVSLSVRPVTAFALRLAQTMHGAAHRCRVLCFVDKPIEVTDELRRRAGDDVLSRILAGGRIDLEADSDYGAVLTGILARHSDAFDRRTVVLFVGDGRCNGRAPGVEELAELRRRVHRIGWITPEPRRYWRQASCAMEDFAEQCDAVVVARDPAELVRGVDDLVAGLS